GAAATCGGAGCCAATACGTTATTTTCCACCCATTATCATGAATTGACCAAGTTGGAAGACGTGCTGGCGCGCTTAGTAAATGTTCATGTGGCAGCAAAAGAACAGGACGGCAAAGTCGTATTCCTGCATAAGGTGTTGCCGGGAGCAGCTGACCGAAGTTACGGGATTCATGTTGCGGAACTGGCAGGACTGCCTGGTGAAGTAGTCAGCCGCGCAAAAACTCTGTTGCAGCAATTTGAAAAAGATAGTACAACAAAAGCGGCGGTATCGGAACAGCTTGCCTTATTTGATGCGCATGATGAACCCGCCCTGTCAAACGAACGGGAGAAGCTGCTGAAGGAAATAAAAACAGTGGATTTAATGAATATGACACCAATGCAAACGATGCAGAAATTAATGGAATGGAAGGAACGGCTGATGACCGATAAGGAAGGGTGAAGCGGATGAATCAAATTCACATTATGAATGACACACTGGCCAATAAAATTGCGGCGGGGGAAGTAGTGGAACGCCCCGCTTCAATCGTCAAGGAACTGGTGGAGAATGCGATTGATGCGCAAAGCACCAAAATTGAAGTATCGCTTGTGGAGGCAGGTCTGACTTCAATCCGTGTGACCGATAACGGCAACGGAATGTCTGGGGAAGACGCGATACGCTGTTTTGAACGGCATGCCACAAGTAAAATTACCAATGAACACGACCTGTTTCGGATCCGAACGCTTGGATTTCGCGGGGAGGCATTGGCAAGTATCGCGGCCGTATCGAAAGTTTCATTATGGACTTCTGACGGCGAACAGGGTGCGGTCGTTGAAATTGAAGGCGGAAAAGTTCTCAAGCATGAAGCAGGGGCGCTCCGAAAAGGAACAGACTTCCTTATTGAGCAATTATTTTTTAATACGCCCGCGCGTTTAAAATATATGAAAACCATTCAGACAGAACTTGGTCATACAATTGATTTAATCAACCGTCTGGCATTAAGCCACCCAGACATATCTTTCACTTTGACGCATGATCAGCATCAAATTCTCAGGACTTCGGGTTCAGGAGATTTATTGCGGGTATTATCTGATATATACGGCTTCGGAGTGGCCCGTAAAATGATATCTTTTCAAAAAGAAGATGCGGATTTCGCTGTGAAAGGTTTCATTACACTGCCTGAAATGACACGGGCATCAAAAAACTACATTTCCCTTCTGATGAACGGACGTTGGATTAAAAGTTATGCCGGAACACAGGCGGCAATTGATGCAATGCATACGTATTTGCCGATTGGCCGATTTCCCATAGCTGTAATCGATATTACTGCAGATCCTATATTAACAGATGTCAATGTGCATCCTGCAAAGCGACATATTCGGATCAGTAAAGAAGGCGAACTGCTGTCTCTCATAAAAAATGCAATTCGGGAGGCAATACAAGGGGTGACCATTATTCCGGACGCTGTGAAAAAGGAGAAGCCTGTTAAAAGGGAATCGGAGCAGCAGACAATTTGGACGCCAGCCTATCGCCGGCCAGAAATAACGGCGCCTGCCGAACAGCAGACCTATCAGCCGCCCGCCCCAGCGCCAGCATTTCCTGAAGCGGTTTTTGAGCAGCAGGAAGAACCAGCACCTGCAGAGCCAGAGCCTGTCATCGAAGAGCCTGCAGTATTTGAGCAGGAAATACAGGAAACGAATCACTTTCCTTCCATCGTGCCAATCGGACAAGTCCACGGCACCTATATCGTGGCACAGAATGAAGATGGATTTTATTTAATCGATCAGCATGCAGCACAAGAGCGGATTAAATACGAGTATTTCAAAGTGAAGCTTGGTCAGGTGGATGCGGGTGAACGTCAGCAGCTGCTGCTGCCTCTCGTTTTTCATTATTCAGCAGACGAACAAGTGAAGATAGAAGAATGCAAAGATGCACTGGAAGAAGTCGGTGTGTTTTTGGAGGCATTCGGGCCGGCGACGTATACAGTAAAAGAATATCCTGCCTGGTTTCCCGAGGGACAGGCAGCCGCAATCATAGAAGAAATGATTGAGCAGGTTTTGGATAAAAGAAAAGTCGATGTGGAAAAGCTGCGGGAAGAAAGCGCCATTATGATGAGCTGTAAAAAATCTATTAAGGCTAATTATTTCTTAAGACAAGAGGATATGGAGCGTTTACTGACGGATTTGGGCACTTGTGAAAATCCGTATACCTGTCCGCACGGCCGGCCGGTGCTGATTCATTTTACAACTTATGAATTGGAAAAAATGTTCAAGCGTGTAATGTGACGAAGCAGTTCAGAGAGGAGCGATAGTATGTTTTCTACAGTAGAAAGAGCAAACAAAATTCAGGATTTGAAACAATTTTCATTCGATGTGCTGGTTGTCGGCGGAGGAATAACAGGGGCAGGAATCGCACTGGATGCAGCAGCAAGAGGGTTTTCAGTTGCTCTGGTAGATATGCAAGACTTTGCCGCTGGGACTTCGAGCCGTTCAACGAAACTTGTACATGGCGGTTTGCGTTATTTAAAGCAGCTGGAAGTGAAAATTGTAGCAGAAACAGGGAAAGAACGTGAAATTGTCTTCCGCAATTCACGTAATATAACGAAGTCCAGACCGATGCTGTTGCCCATCTACAAAAAAGGAACGTACGGAAAATATTCTACATCCGCCGGGCTTC
The Sporosarcina sp. P33 genome window above contains:
- the mutL gene encoding DNA mismatch repair endonuclease MutL, encoding MNQIHIMNDTLANKIAAGEVVERPASIVKELVENAIDAQSTKIEVSLVEAGLTSIRVTDNGNGMSGEDAIRCFERHATSKITNEHDLFRIRTLGFRGEALASIAAVSKVSLWTSDGEQGAVVEIEGGKVLKHEAGALRKGTDFLIEQLFFNTPARLKYMKTIQTELGHTIDLINRLALSHPDISFTLTHDQHQILRTSGSGDLLRVLSDIYGFGVARKMISFQKEDADFAVKGFITLPEMTRASKNYISLLMNGRWIKSYAGTQAAIDAMHTYLPIGRFPIAVIDITADPILTDVNVHPAKRHIRISKEGELLSLIKNAIREAIQGVTIIPDAVKKEKPVKRESEQQTIWTPAYRRPEITAPAEQQTYQPPAPAPAFPEAVFEQQEEPAPAEPEPVIEEPAVFEQEIQETNHFPSIVPIGQVHGTYIVAQNEDGFYLIDQHAAQERIKYEYFKVKLGQVDAGERQQLLLPLVFHYSADEQVKIEECKDALEEVGVFLEAFGPATYTVKEYPAWFPEGQAAAIIEEMIEQVLDKRKVDVEKLREESAIMMSCKKSIKANYFLRQEDMERLLTDLGTCENPYTCPHGRPVLIHFTTYELEKMFKRVM